The Caballeronia sp. TF1N1 genome includes a window with the following:
- a CDS encoding ester cyclase, which translates to MSLLRIVSAALGAALVASALPASAADSLVEPQTLIVDKTLSKQQAARQIHAARTYDTFWTTGDEAQARAALADDFTDRTLPPGRPQGIAGPLTASKTFHAAVPDVHAAVEQMIVAGDRVVTHLHFTGHFTGTFNGVQGNGQPVDFIATDIYRIRDGKITDNWHLEDNLAFLQQLGVVSK; encoded by the coding sequence ATGTCGCTCTTACGTATCGTGTCCGCTGCCCTTGGTGCAGCACTTGTTGCAAGTGCGCTGCCGGCGTCCGCCGCCGACAGCCTCGTCGAGCCGCAGACGCTTATCGTCGACAAAACTCTGTCGAAGCAGCAGGCGGCGCGGCAGATTCACGCGGCCCGCACCTACGACACGTTCTGGACTACCGGCGACGAAGCTCAGGCACGCGCCGCGCTCGCCGACGACTTCACGGACCGCACGCTGCCGCCCGGCCGCCCGCAGGGCATTGCCGGGCCGCTGACTGCATCGAAAACGTTTCATGCAGCCGTGCCGGACGTCCACGCTGCGGTCGAACAGATGATCGTCGCGGGCGACCGCGTCGTCACGCATCTGCACTTCACGGGGCATTTCACCGGCACGTTCAACGGCGTGCAGGGCAACGGACAACCGGTGGATTTCATCGCGACCGATATCTACCGTATCCGCGACGGCAAGATTACCGACAATTGGCATCTCGAAGACAACCTCGCTTTCCTGCAGCAACTCGGCGTGGTGAGCAAATAA
- a CDS encoding cupin domain-containing protein, whose protein sequence is MSMLNDNPVEYDFGGSRARLLVSGNHTDDAYCMLEMFSPAGRATPMHRHENEEETLLMLEGELEAIVDGTRHRLLAGSTVVLPRGSQHQLINSGAQTARYLVICTPAGFDRFVDACADAQSGQVVPHDPTDADKARMREAASRFGITIYPPAATA, encoded by the coding sequence ATGTCCATGTTGAACGATAACCCGGTCGAATACGATTTCGGCGGTTCCCGCGCTCGCCTGCTCGTGTCCGGCAATCATACGGACGATGCTTACTGCATGCTGGAAATGTTCTCGCCCGCCGGACGCGCCACACCCATGCATCGTCACGAGAATGAGGAAGAGACGCTGCTGATGCTGGAAGGCGAACTGGAGGCCATCGTCGATGGTACGCGGCATCGCTTGCTGGCTGGCTCGACCGTGGTGCTGCCGCGTGGCTCGCAGCATCAGCTCATCAATTCAGGCGCGCAGACAGCCCGTTATCTCGTGATCTGCACGCCCGCAGGCTTCGACCGCTTCGTCGATGCTTGTGCCGATGCGCAAAGCGGCCAGGTCGTCCCGCACGACCCGACCGACGCGGACAAGGCCCGCATGCGCGAGGCTGCGTCGCGCTTCGGCATCACGATTTATCCGCCGGCCGCGACGGCTTGA
- a CDS encoding TraR/DksA C4-type zinc finger protein: MATDENGLSDEFIAKQRERLEALQRELLGNEEGTIASERNLQEEQGAEAEEYEDDAQRREQYVSNQALRNVNDLRIADIQRALQKIEEGSYGLSDESGDPIPKARLEVMPEAILTVAEQSKRETGH, translated from the coding sequence ATGGCCACCGACGAAAACGGCTTGAGTGACGAGTTCATCGCAAAGCAGCGCGAACGTCTGGAAGCATTGCAGCGCGAATTGCTCGGCAACGAAGAAGGCACGATTGCGAGCGAGCGAAATCTACAGGAAGAACAAGGCGCCGAAGCCGAGGAATACGAAGACGACGCACAGCGACGCGAGCAATACGTATCGAATCAGGCGCTGCGCAACGTGAACGACTTGCGTATCGCCGACATCCAGCGCGCGCTGCAAAAAATCGAGGAAGGCAGCTACGGTCTTTCCGACGAAAGCGGCGACCCCATTCCCAAGGCGCGCCTCGAGGTCATGCCCGAAGCCATTCTCACCGTCGCCGAGCAGAGCAAGCGCGAAACGGGCCATTGA
- a CDS encoding LysR family transcriptional regulator, with translation MKNLSQFVNFSAVARHGSFAQAARELGLAPSSVAKSVARLEKDLGARLFHRTTRAVTLTEEGRALFAKSARLLEEIEALDLDSVSDNDEPAGVLRIGAPIGYGVRVVLPVLARLRERYPLLEFDLRLSDGRVSLTDEGLDASIRFGELEDSSLIAQKIDEQALVLCASPTYLSRHARIRAVRHLEDHTLIAFRLPTNGRDRPLEFIENGEKVSVEPQAPFRISHGEALAEAALLGIGLAQMPEFFARQYLAAGALVEVLANCRPAPLAVNLVLPGSRVRPARVRALIEAFTASA, from the coding sequence ATGAAGAATCTCAGCCAGTTCGTTAATTTTTCTGCTGTGGCGCGCCACGGCAGCTTTGCGCAAGCAGCACGTGAACTCGGGCTTGCGCCTTCATCCGTGGCGAAAAGCGTCGCACGCTTAGAAAAGGATCTCGGCGCGCGGCTGTTTCACCGGACCACGCGCGCTGTCACGCTCACCGAAGAAGGACGCGCGCTGTTTGCGAAAAGCGCGCGCTTGCTCGAAGAAATCGAAGCGCTCGATCTGGACTCTGTCAGCGACAACGACGAGCCCGCAGGCGTGCTGCGCATTGGCGCACCGATAGGCTATGGCGTGCGTGTCGTGTTGCCGGTGCTCGCGCGTCTGCGCGAACGTTATCCGCTACTCGAATTCGATCTGCGTCTTTCCGATGGACGCGTGAGTCTCACCGACGAAGGACTCGATGCGTCGATCCGCTTCGGCGAGCTCGAAGACTCGTCGCTGATTGCGCAAAAGATCGACGAACAGGCGCTCGTGTTGTGCGCGAGTCCGACGTATCTCTCGCGGCACGCAAGAATTCGCGCGGTGAGGCACCTCGAAGATCACACGTTGATTGCGTTTCGTCTGCCGACGAACGGGCGCGACCGGCCGCTCGAATTCATCGAGAACGGAGAAAAGGTATCGGTGGAACCGCAAGCGCCGTTTCGCATCAGTCACGGCGAGGCGCTGGCGGAGGCGGCGTTGCTCGGTATCGGCCTTGCGCAGATGCCCGAGTTCTTCGCGCGTCAGTATCTCGCGGCGGGCGCGCTCGTCGAAGTGCTGGCGAATTGCCGCCCCGCGCCGCTTGCCGTGAATCTCGTGCTGCCGGGCTCGCGTGTGCGGCCCGCGCGGGTACGCGCGTTGATCGAAGCATTCACGGCAAGTGCCTGA
- a CDS encoding LysR family transcriptional regulator produces the protein MDNLGDIRLFVEAAALGSLSAAGRKLDLSPAAASARLVRLESALGVQLFERTTRSLRLTDEGRTYLSHCQHALQTLDDAHAALHAGRAVVSGKLRVSATSDFGRHVLTQWLDAFNEMHPEVSIALVLSDSLSHLLLDDIDLAIRFGVPADSTMIAKRMAPNRRTLCASPAYIEAHGRPENVAALARHRFILLSSAAGVANEWRFMRDAHSENFTAPLTHARETNDGALARQWALEGHGVAMKSIWDIGADLQAGRLEVLLPEWRCPDTPVHALFQRRQYMAPRVRALLDYLSAKFADATRDLAPYLDN, from the coding sequence GTGGATAACCTGGGTGACATCCGGCTTTTCGTCGAAGCAGCGGCGCTCGGCAGTCTTTCGGCGGCCGGCCGCAAGCTCGATCTATCGCCGGCTGCGGCCAGCGCGCGGCTCGTGCGACTCGAAAGCGCGCTCGGCGTGCAACTCTTCGAGCGCACCACGCGCAGTCTGAGACTGACCGACGAAGGCCGCACATACCTGTCGCACTGCCAGCACGCGCTACAAACACTCGACGACGCCCACGCCGCGCTGCACGCCGGACGCGCCGTGGTGAGCGGCAAGTTGCGCGTCTCGGCCACGTCGGATTTCGGCCGCCATGTCCTCACGCAATGGCTCGACGCCTTCAACGAGATGCATCCCGAGGTCAGCATTGCGTTGGTGTTGTCGGACTCGCTGTCGCATTTGCTACTCGACGATATCGACCTCGCGATCCGTTTCGGCGTGCCCGCCGACAGCACGATGATCGCCAAGCGCATGGCGCCGAACCGTCGCACGCTATGCGCGTCACCGGCTTATATCGAGGCGCATGGCAGGCCGGAGAACGTCGCGGCGCTCGCTCGGCATCGCTTCATTTTGCTGAGTTCAGCTGCTGGCGTGGCGAACGAATGGCGTTTCATGCGCGATGCCCACAGCGAGAATTTCACCGCTCCGCTCACGCATGCACGCGAGACGAACGATGGCGCACTCGCGCGGCAATGGGCGCTCGAAGGACACGGTGTGGCGATGAAGTCCATATGGGACATCGGCGCGGATCTGCAGGCTGGCAGGCTCGAGGTTCTGCTGCCCGAATGGCGTTGCCCCGACACGCCCGTGCATGCGTTGTTTCAGCGGCGTCAGTACATGGCGCCGCGCGTGCGGGCGCTGCTCGATTATCTGAGCGCCAAATTCGCGGATGCGACGCGAGACCTCGCGCCTTATCTCGACAATTAA